A genomic window from Triticum urartu cultivar G1812 chromosome 7, Tu2.1, whole genome shotgun sequence includes:
- the LOC125523590 gene encoding probable polyol transporter 6, producing MGEEEGQRSNGGDGGGRKGRTNKYAVACSIIGSIISILMGYDSGVMSGAMLFIKEDLKTNDTQLQVLAGILNVCALVGSLTAGRVSDWVGRRLTISLAACIFLAGSVLMGLAPNFATLLVGRCVAGVGVGYALMIAPVYAVEIASAEIRGSLTSLPEICISFGILIGYVANYFLAKLPLVYGWRTMLGLGALPSAVLAVGVLAMPESPRWLVMQGRAEEALVVLRKVCNTAEEADVRLADIKSAAGFVEGEAAPAPPSGGGKGVMKEMFLHPTPAVRRILVAALGVHFFQHLTGIEAVVLYSPRIFKAAGIATRNQILAATIGVGVTKTVFIMVAILLVDRVGRRPLYLSSLAGIIASMACLGLGLTVIERSAPHHGAPWAVALAIASVFTFVAAFSVGVGPITWAYSSEVYPLRLRAQGASVGVAINRIMNAGVSMTFVTLYKAITIGGAFFLFAGLAVVAAAFFYFFCPETQGRALEEIEEVFSRGWRARQRQQAPSPSSVELPPVPDSKARP from the exons atgggggaggaggaggggcaGAGAAGCAatggcggcgacgggggcgggaGGAAGGGCAGGACCAACAAGTACGCGGTGGCCTGCTCCATCATCGGCTCCATCATCTCCATCCTCATGGGCTACG ACAGCGGCGTGATGAGCGGCGCGATGCTGTTCATCAAGGAGGACCTCAAGACCAACGACACGCAGCTGCAGGTGCTGGCCGGCATCCTCAACGTCTGCGCGCTCGTGGGATCCCTCACCGCCGGCCGCGTCTCCGACTGGGTCGGCCGGCGCCTCACCATCTCGCTCGCCGCCTGCATCTTCCTCGCGGGCTCCGTCCTCATGGGCCTCGCGCCCAACTTCGCCACGCTCCTGGTCGGCCGCTGCGTCGCCGGCGTCGGCGTCGGCTACGCACTCATGATCGCGCCCGTGTACGCCGTGGAGATCGCGTCGGCGGAGATCCGCGGCTCGCTCACCTCGCTCCCCGAGATCTGCATCAGCTTCGGCATCCTCATAGGCTACGTGGCCAATTACTTCCTCGCCAAGCTCCCGCTGGTCTACGGCTGGCGCACCATGCTGGGGCTCGGCGCGCTCCCGAGTGCCGTGCTCGCCGTTGGTGTACTGGCCATGCCGGAGTCGCCCCGCTGGCTCGTCATGCAGGGCCGGGCCGAGGAGGCGCTCGTTGTTCTCCGGAAAGTCTGCAACACGGCGGAGGAGGCCGACGTGCGGCTCGCGGACATCAAGAGCGCCGCCGGGTTCGTCGAGGGCGAGGCCGCGCCCGCGCCTCCCAGCGGCGGCGGCAAGGGCGTGATGAAGGAGATGTTCCTGCACCCGACGCCGGCCGTCCGTCGCATCCTCGTGGCCGCCCTAGGCGTGCACTTCTTCCAGCATCTGACGGGCATCGAGGCGGTGGTGCTGTACAGCCCGCGGATCTTCAAGGCGGCCGGCATCGCCACCCGCAACCAGATCCTCGCGGCCACCATCGGCGTGGGCGTGACCAAGACGGTGTTCATCATGGTGGCGATCCTGCTCGTGGACCGCGTCGGCCGGCGGCCGCTCTATCTGTCCAGCCTCGCCGGCATCATCGCGTCGATGGCCTGCCTCGGGCTGGGCCTCACCGTGATCGAGCGGTCCGCGCCGCACCACGGCGCGCCGTGGGCCGTGGCGCTGGCCATCGCCTCGGTGTTCACCTTCGTGGCGGCCTTCTCCGTCGGCGTGGGGCCCATCACCTGGGCCTACAGCTCGGAGGTGTACCCGCTGCGGCTGCGCGCGCAGGGCGCCAGCGTCGGCGTGGCCATCAACCGCATAATGAACGCCGGCGTCTCCATGACCTTCGTCACGCTGTACAAGGCGATCACCATCGGCGGCGCCTTCTTCCTCTTCGCGGGCCTGGCGGTGGTGGCCGCCgccttcttctacttcttctgcCCGGAGACGCAGGGCAGGGCGCTGGAGGAGATCGAGGAGGTGTTCAGCCGCGGCTGGCGCGCGCGGCAGAGGCAGCAGGCGCCGTCGCCGTCGTCGGTGGAGCTGCCGCCGGTGCCTGACAGCAAGGCGCGGCCGTGA
- the LOC125522382 gene encoding glutamate receptor 2.8-like isoform X1, whose translation MNNRILSGRDTGALTRGYVNKLRIAVPGKPGFKAFVNATSHNVSGYCIDIFEAAAKKLPHVLRYEFVVVDGSYDELVHNVCSGIYDAVVGDITITAERAVDVDFTMPYTESGVSLLVLTENDSKPAIEWVFLKPLTTQLWLALVGGFFFTGLVVWTIEFPRNPEYQGSSLRQCSTALYFSFSTLTFSHGQIIRSPLSKIVVVIWCFVVLVIVQSYTASLSSILTAKRLRPSVTDLEQLLSNGDYIGYQSGSFVQSVLKKRGFNVNRLNAYTNKTEYAEALRKGSKNGGVSAIVDEIPYITSFLSDPKYHNEFQMVNRIYKTPGLGFVFPKESQLVHDLSVAILELTFGAEGSQIEEKWLGKATPLPSYGMPNTDATPLTLQSFSGLFIITVCISALMLLISIAKSVHAKYTEVRDSDMQSSEGDGGSEGHGGSGPLQNGTGNRSMANQPHHEARNVNPQGVNRIGESPGDVEPNDSLPEHAILIEMNTR comes from the exons ATGAACAACAGAATACTATCGGGAAGAGACACAGGAGCTTTGACCAGGGGCTATGTGAATAAACTAAGGATTGCTGTGCCTGGAAAACCGGGGTTTAAAGCTTTTGTGAATGCAACTTCTCATAATGTCAGTGGCTATTGCATTGATATCTTTGAGGCTGCTGCGAAGAAACTACCACATGTTCTTCGTTATGAGTTCGTTGTCGTTGATGGTTCTTATGATGAACTAGTACACAACGTGTGTTCGGGG ATCTACGATGCAGTAGTGGGTGACATAACTATAACCGCAGAGCGAGCTGTTGACGTGGACTTCACGATGCCATACACCGAGTCAGGCGTGTCACTGCTTGTGCTCACCGAGAATGACTCCAAGCCAGCAATTGAATGGGTGTTCCTAAAGCCATTAACTACACAACTTTGGTTAGCACTTGTGGGGGGATTCTTCTTCACTGGACTTGTTGTGTGGACGATCGAGTTTCCCAGAAACCCGGAGTACCAAGGATCGAGTTTGAGACAGTGCAGCACTGCTCTCTACTTTTCTTTCTCGACTTTGACATTTTCTCATG GTCAAATTATTAGAAGCCCCCTGTCAAAAATTGTTGTGGTGATATGGTGCTTTGTTGTGCTGGTTATAGTACAGAGCTACACAGCTAGCTTATCATCCATTCTGACTGCAAAAAGGCTCCGGCCCTCAGTGACAGATCTTGAGCAGCTCCTGTCAAATGGTGATTATATTGGATACCAATCTGGATCATTTGTACAATCTGTCTTGAAAAAACGAGGCTTCAATGTTAATAGGTTAAATGCCTACACGAATAAAACGGAATATGCTGAAGCCTTGAGAAAGGGGTCAAAGAATGGAGGTGTCTCGGCTATCGTTGATGAGATCCCTTATATAACCTCGTTTCTCTCTGACCCTAAGTACCATAATGAATTCCAGATGGTCAATCGCATATACAAGACACCTGGACTTGGTTTC GTGTTTCCGAAAGAGTCTCAGCTGGTGCATGATCTTTCGGTTGCCATCCTGGAGCTGACATTTGGGGCTGAGGGCTCACAAATTGAAGAGAAATGGTTAGGCAAAGCGACACCATTGCCGAGCTATGGCATGCCCAACACAGATGCGACACCTCTCACTTTGCAAAGTTTCTCTGGTCTCTTCATCATCACTGTATGTATCTCAGCTCTCATGCTGTTGATAAGCATTGCCAAGTCAGTTCATGCCAAATACACCGAAGTGAGGGATTCTGATATGCAGAGTTCCGAGGGAGATGGCGGAAGTGAAGGTCACGGAGGATCTGGTCCGCTGCAGAACGGCACGGGCAATAGGTCTATGGCTAATCAACCCCACCATGAAGCCAGAAATGTGAATCCTCAGGGTGTCAATAGGATCGGAGAAAGTCCTGGTGATGTAGAGCCCAATGACTCTTTGCCCGAACACGCCATCCTAATCGAGATGAACACTCGATGA
- the LOC125522382 gene encoding glutamate receptor 2.8-like isoform X2: MNNRILSGRDTGALTRGYVNKLRIAVPGKPGFKAFVNATSHNVSGYCIDIFEAAAKKLPHVLRYEFVVVDGSYDELVHNVCSGIYDAVVGDITITAERAVDVDFTMPYTESGVSLLVLTENDSKPAIEWVFLKPLTTQLWLALVGGFFFTGLVVWTIEFPRNPEYQGSSLRQCSTALYFSFSTLTFSHGQIIRSPLSKIVVVIWCFVVLVIVQSYTASLSSILTAKRLRPSVTDLEQLLSNGDYIGYQSGSFVQSVLKKRGFNVNRLNAYTNKTEYAEALRKGSKNGGVSAIVDEIPYITSFLSDPKYHNEFQMVNRIYKTPGLGFVFPKESQLVHDLSVAILELTFGAEGSQIEEKWLGKATPLPSYGMPNTDATPLTLQSFSGLFIITSSEGDGGSEGHGGSGPLQNGTGNRSMANQPHHEARNVNPQGVNRIGESPGDVEPNDSLPEHAILIEMNTR, from the exons ATGAACAACAGAATACTATCGGGAAGAGACACAGGAGCTTTGACCAGGGGCTATGTGAATAAACTAAGGATTGCTGTGCCTGGAAAACCGGGGTTTAAAGCTTTTGTGAATGCAACTTCTCATAATGTCAGTGGCTATTGCATTGATATCTTTGAGGCTGCTGCGAAGAAACTACCACATGTTCTTCGTTATGAGTTCGTTGTCGTTGATGGTTCTTATGATGAACTAGTACACAACGTGTGTTCGGGG ATCTACGATGCAGTAGTGGGTGACATAACTATAACCGCAGAGCGAGCTGTTGACGTGGACTTCACGATGCCATACACCGAGTCAGGCGTGTCACTGCTTGTGCTCACCGAGAATGACTCCAAGCCAGCAATTGAATGGGTGTTCCTAAAGCCATTAACTACACAACTTTGGTTAGCACTTGTGGGGGGATTCTTCTTCACTGGACTTGTTGTGTGGACGATCGAGTTTCCCAGAAACCCGGAGTACCAAGGATCGAGTTTGAGACAGTGCAGCACTGCTCTCTACTTTTCTTTCTCGACTTTGACATTTTCTCATG GTCAAATTATTAGAAGCCCCCTGTCAAAAATTGTTGTGGTGATATGGTGCTTTGTTGTGCTGGTTATAGTACAGAGCTACACAGCTAGCTTATCATCCATTCTGACTGCAAAAAGGCTCCGGCCCTCAGTGACAGATCTTGAGCAGCTCCTGTCAAATGGTGATTATATTGGATACCAATCTGGATCATTTGTACAATCTGTCTTGAAAAAACGAGGCTTCAATGTTAATAGGTTAAATGCCTACACGAATAAAACGGAATATGCTGAAGCCTTGAGAAAGGGGTCAAAGAATGGAGGTGTCTCGGCTATCGTTGATGAGATCCCTTATATAACCTCGTTTCTCTCTGACCCTAAGTACCATAATGAATTCCAGATGGTCAATCGCATATACAAGACACCTGGACTTGGTTTC GTGTTTCCGAAAGAGTCTCAGCTGGTGCATGATCTTTCGGTTGCCATCCTGGAGCTGACATTTGGGGCTGAGGGCTCACAAATTGAAGAGAAATGGTTAGGCAAAGCGACACCATTGCCGAGCTATGGCATGCCCAACACAGATGCGACACCTCTCACTTTGCAAAGTTTCTCTGGTCTCTTCATCATCACT AGTTCCGAGGGAGATGGCGGAAGTGAAGGTCACGGAGGATCTGGTCCGCTGCAGAACGGCACGGGCAATAGGTCTATGGCTAATCAACCCCACCATGAAGCCAGAAATGTGAATCCTCAGGGTGTCAATAGGATCGGAGAAAGTCCTGGTGATGTAGAGCCCAATGACTCTTTGCCCGAACACGCCATCCTAATCGAGATGAACACTCGATGA